The following are from one region of the Actinoplanes sp. L3-i22 genome:
- a CDS encoding polysaccharide biosynthesis tyrosine autokinase: MELRAYLRACRRRWLWLVVPVLLAAAIAGGLTVAAKPAYQSSMILFVSAGTGDPDAEARRLNSYIALLTGPRVAQGVVTKLGPEQVTADQVRKSLAAQVSEGTDLLQISATDPSAAKSRAIVTTAADVLVTLAKQIAPANPADGGPAPNISVLQDAETVRQPSNLARNAGFAAVLGLLIGAIAVAIREAAGRTVAEEDDLRRLGLGTVGVISLDGRDGRGDHPDQALAEAFRRLRSLLPAITDGRRGNPRGRALMLAGSGRKEGTTAISCGLAIALAETGARVVLVDANLRSPGVGRFLSLDPVPGLAEVLSGTAHVPDVLRESLNGRLTVLPAGEHVPDPGGLLASPRLPATVRTLTERFDVVLVDAPPLNGPADAAVLGAVTDSALLVVRANKTRTADVERSLELLEKIGAKVAGAVLNALPRKLPTGHAWAAAAQVPPAELLIPLDEPDQPDAPAPVSTPPAPRTPNGVVRGRARVVKAALAAGEDEPAEPEEPEKGE, from the coding sequence ATGGAACTGCGCGCGTACCTCCGGGCCTGCCGCCGCCGATGGCTCTGGCTGGTGGTCCCGGTGCTGCTGGCCGCGGCGATCGCCGGTGGGCTGACGGTGGCCGCGAAACCCGCCTACCAGTCGTCGATGATCCTGTTCGTCTCGGCCGGCACCGGCGACCCGGACGCCGAGGCCCGCCGGCTCAACTCCTACATCGCGCTGCTCACCGGCCCGCGGGTGGCCCAGGGCGTGGTCACCAAGCTCGGGCCCGAGCAGGTCACCGCCGACCAGGTGCGCAAGAGCCTGGCCGCGCAGGTCAGCGAGGGCACCGACCTGCTGCAGATCTCCGCCACCGACCCGTCCGCCGCGAAGAGCCGGGCGATCGTCACCACCGCCGCCGACGTGCTGGTCACGCTCGCCAAGCAGATCGCGCCGGCGAACCCGGCGGACGGCGGGCCGGCCCCGAACATCTCCGTCCTGCAGGACGCCGAGACCGTCCGGCAGCCGAGCAACCTGGCCCGCAACGCCGGCTTCGCCGCGGTGCTCGGCCTGCTGATCGGCGCGATCGCGGTGGCGATCCGGGAGGCGGCCGGCCGGACCGTGGCCGAGGAGGACGACCTGCGCCGGCTCGGCCTGGGGACGGTCGGGGTGATCTCGCTGGACGGCCGCGACGGCCGCGGCGACCACCCCGACCAGGCGCTGGCCGAGGCGTTCCGGCGACTGCGCAGCCTGCTGCCGGCGATCACCGACGGCCGGCGGGGCAACCCGCGGGGCCGGGCGCTGATGCTGGCCGGGTCCGGGCGCAAGGAGGGCACCACCGCGATCAGCTGCGGGCTGGCGATCGCGCTGGCCGAGACCGGGGCCCGGGTGGTGCTGGTCGACGCGAACCTGCGCTCGCCCGGGGTGGGCCGGTTCCTCTCGCTCGACCCGGTGCCCGGGCTCGCCGAGGTGCTCTCCGGCACCGCGCACGTGCCGGACGTGCTGCGCGAGTCGCTGAACGGGCGGCTCACCGTGCTGCCGGCCGGCGAGCACGTGCCGGACCCGGGCGGGCTGCTCGCCTCGCCGCGGCTGCCGGCCACGGTCCGCACCCTGACCGAGCGCTTCGACGTGGTGCTGGTCGACGCGCCGCCGCTGAACGGCCCGGCCGACGCCGCGGTGCTCGGCGCGGTCACCGACAGCGCGCTGCTGGTCGTGCGGGCCAACAAGACCCGGACCGCGGACGTCGAGCGCTCGCTGGAGCTGCTCGAGAAGATCGGCGCGAAGGTGGCCGGCGCGGTCCTCAACGCCCTGCCGCGCAAGCTGCCCACCGGCCACGCGTGGGCGGCCGCCGCCCAGGTGCCGCCGGCCGAGCTGCTGATCCCGCTGGACGAGCCGGACCAGCCGGACGCGCCGGCCCCGGTCAGCACCCCGCCGGCGCCGCGCACCCCCAACGGTGTGGTCCGCGGCCGGGCCCGGGTGGTCAAGGCCGCGCTGGCCGCGGGCGAGGACGAGCCGGCCGAGCCAGAGGAGCCGGAGAAAGGTGAGTGA
- a CDS encoding lipopolysaccharide biosynthesis protein — protein sequence MSELTGVAPRRADPLGFVRGQLRESYIQLLASQVLTGVVALAANILMVRSMTPTHRGEVALLLQVVYLATQVLLLGTERSFVANYHNVAPGPAVRAYGKLLLIPILAGLAGAVVFTVASPHHRNPGPQIVALLVVYTIVEASALASRSVAIAVGRVRDFMICRVLESVLLLGMLIGLYVTHTSHPETWFLAYVFAGAIPTVAYLVIWLRLPPDPDAAPARRELNRQVRREGLSLFPAAISNMAMLRIDRLVIPALASTAALGLYTSVATMTELLAWPVRAYADSRLGRWRAAHNDGALQARPIVLAAAVYSLVVVPFAAGGLYLLIVPVFGHEYAPAKEVVLPLVVAAGLYAVSRVSLGLLIAKGHSSLVSVAEITGFAVSFAVYLLLIPRVGILGAAYGSLAGYGSCLVFALITTYFVRERA from the coding sequence GTGAGTGAGCTGACCGGGGTCGCCCCACGCCGCGCCGATCCGCTCGGGTTCGTGCGCGGGCAGCTCCGCGAGTCCTACATCCAGCTGCTGGCCTCGCAGGTGCTCACCGGCGTGGTGGCGCTCGCCGCGAACATCCTGATGGTCCGGTCGATGACCCCGACCCATCGCGGTGAGGTCGCGCTGCTGCTCCAGGTGGTGTACCTGGCGACCCAGGTGCTGCTGCTCGGGACCGAGCGCAGCTTCGTGGCGAATTACCACAACGTCGCGCCCGGGCCGGCCGTCCGGGCGTACGGGAAACTGCTGTTGATCCCGATCCTGGCCGGACTGGCCGGGGCGGTGGTCTTCACGGTGGCCTCGCCGCACCACCGCAACCCCGGGCCGCAGATCGTCGCGCTGCTCGTCGTCTACACGATCGTCGAGGCGTCGGCGCTGGCCAGCCGGTCGGTCGCGATCGCGGTCGGCCGGGTCCGGGACTTCATGATCTGCCGGGTGCTGGAGTCGGTGCTGCTGCTGGGCATGCTGATCGGCCTCTACGTCACGCACACCTCGCACCCGGAGACCTGGTTCCTGGCGTACGTCTTCGCCGGCGCGATCCCGACCGTCGCCTACCTGGTCATCTGGCTGCGCCTGCCCCCGGACCCGGACGCCGCCCCGGCCCGCCGCGAGCTGAACCGCCAGGTCCGCCGGGAGGGCCTGTCGCTGTTCCCGGCCGCGATCTCGAACATGGCCATGCTGCGCATCGACCGCCTGGTGATCCCGGCGCTCGCCTCGACCGCCGCGCTCGGCCTCTACACCAGTGTCGCGACCATGACCGAGCTGCTGGCCTGGCCGGTCCGCGCCTACGCCGACTCCCGGCTGGGCCGGTGGCGGGCCGCGCACAACGACGGCGCCCTGCAGGCCCGCCCGATCGTGCTGGCCGCGGCGGTCTACTCGCTGGTCGTGGTCCCGTTCGCGGCCGGCGGGCTGTACCTGCTGATCGTGCCGGTCTTCGGCCACGAGTACGCCCCGGCCAAGGAGGTCGTGCTGCCGCTGGTGGTGGCCGCCGGGCTGTACGCGGTCTCCCGGGTCAGCCTCGGCCTGCTGATCGCCAAGGGGCACAGCAGCCTGGTCTCGGTCGCCGAGATCACCGGGTTCGCGGTCAGCTTCGCGGTGTACCTGCTGCTCATCCCGCGGGTGGGGATCCTCGGCGCGGCCTACGGCTCGCTCGCCGGGTACGGGTCCTGCCTGGTCTTCGCCCTGATCACCACGTACTTCGTGAGAGAGCGGGCATGA
- a CDS encoding O-antigen ligase: protein MKRIFLAPGLLLVLIAIGGRFTLDRAGFPDLAWVDLRVVGLAFALVALLVDLSLRRTKTDKRHEGWLVATLLFFLFQIASALWAPAASRIGPQTLDLVLLGVLTLAFYYWTLGDPDRAIGYMFQLLFVAAIVFALAAIFINGPGEQGRYSAFGGGPNVFVRIEILGVISAIAMFMSSRRWLPLLVTPLFLLAAVLSGSRAGLMAGGAVGLAALWKIRHRLKAGPVLAAGIFLVTAGVVIWFSAPPAFTSLFEERFVQQTVQEQYLSDRTDIWAAAIRMAVEHPVAGAGLDGFYGLIGVNQMVEYPHNYVLAVAAEGGLIGLGLLACAVILWARTVRGGGARPQMTGLAVAAAVFVALSSLFSGDYYDARLFWIFAAMAAAAAVARARTVPAAAPAREKEAVRP from the coding sequence ATGAAGCGGATCTTCCTGGCTCCCGGGTTGCTGCTGGTCCTGATCGCGATCGGCGGACGGTTCACCCTGGACCGGGCCGGCTTCCCGGACCTGGCCTGGGTGGACCTGCGGGTGGTCGGGCTGGCGTTCGCCCTCGTGGCGCTGCTGGTCGACTTGAGTCTGCGCCGGACGAAGACCGACAAGCGGCACGAGGGCTGGCTGGTCGCCACGCTGCTGTTCTTCCTCTTCCAGATCGCCTCGGCACTCTGGGCGCCGGCCGCGTCCCGGATCGGCCCGCAGACCCTGGACCTGGTCCTGCTCGGGGTGCTCACGCTGGCGTTCTACTACTGGACGCTGGGCGATCCGGACCGCGCCATCGGCTACATGTTCCAGTTGCTCTTCGTCGCCGCGATCGTCTTCGCGCTCGCCGCGATCTTCATCAACGGCCCCGGCGAGCAGGGCCGCTACTCGGCGTTCGGCGGCGGGCCGAACGTCTTCGTCCGGATCGAGATCCTCGGCGTGATCAGCGCGATCGCGATGTTCATGTCCTCCCGCCGGTGGCTGCCGCTGCTGGTCACGCCGCTGTTCCTGCTGGCCGCGGTGCTGTCCGGCTCGCGGGCCGGGCTGATGGCCGGTGGCGCGGTCGGCCTGGCCGCGCTCTGGAAGATCCGGCACCGGCTCAAGGCCGGCCCGGTGCTGGCGGCCGGGATCTTCCTGGTCACCGCGGGCGTGGTGATCTGGTTCTCGGCACCGCCGGCGTTCACCAGCCTGTTCGAGGAACGATTCGTCCAGCAGACCGTGCAGGAGCAGTACCTGTCGGACCGGACCGACATCTGGGCGGCCGCGATCCGGATGGCCGTCGAGCACCCGGTGGCCGGCGCCGGGCTGGACGGCTTCTACGGCCTGATCGGTGTGAACCAGATGGTCGAGTACCCACACAACTATGTGCTGGCGGTGGCCGCCGAGGGTGGACTGATCGGCCTCGGGCTGCTGGCCTGCGCGGTCATACTGTGGGCGAGGACCGTACGCGGTGGCGGCGCCCGTCCGCAGATGACCGGGCTAGCCGTGGCGGCGGCCGTATTCGTGGCGCTGAGCAGCCTGTTCTCCGGCGACTACTACGACGCCCGGCTCTTCTGGATCTTCGCCGCGATGGCCGCCGCGGCCGCGGTAGCGCGGGCCCGGACGGTTCCGGCCGCCGCGCCCGCCCGCGAGAAAGAGGCGGTAAGACCATGA